Genomic DNA from Fimbriimonas ginsengisoli Gsoil 348:
TGCCTCCGCTCGAGCGAGCCGGCATCCAACAGACACCGGGATCACTCCGAGCCACGCTGCACGCTCTGATGGAGGACCAAGAGTTCCTTCTCCGCGGCGACGTGTTCACCAAGGAGCAGATCGACAGCTACATCGAGTACAAGCTCGTGAACGAGTGCGACGCGGTCGACCTTCGCCCGCATCCGTACGAGTTCAACCTCTACGCCGACGCGTAAACCGTAGCATCGGCTCCCAGCCGATGAACCCGAACGATCCCTCCAGACGCGCCGTCTGGAGGGTCCCGCACTTGCGGGGCTTCCCGTCCGAGAAGCGGATTGCCCGACCGATGGTCGGGACCCTGCCCGACGGCGCGTCGGGAGGGATCTCCTTGCCGATAAGGGCACACCTCGCGGCTTACCCCGAGGGTTTCACCTAACTTCCCCGGCCAAACCGGAGGCCTCTATTTCAAACCGGCTCGGCCCAGCAGTTCGAGGAATTGGCGGCGAGTTCGCATGTCCATCGATTGGGCGACGAGCTTCCCATTCCGGTCATAGATGAAGCTTTTCGGAATACCGTCGACCTGGTAGCGCTCGTTCACCTTCCGCCCCGGATCGAGCAAGACGGGGAAAGGCATCGCCTTCTCCGCGACGAACGGTTTAACCTTGCTCATCTCTTCATCGGAAATAGCGAGCACGACCAGCCCCTTGTCCTTGAACTTCGTGTAAAGGTCGGCCAGATCCGGCATCTCTTTGCGGCACGGCGGACACCAAGTCGCCCAAAAATTCACCAAGACAACCTTGCCCCGCAGCGCGGAGAGACTCCAGGCTTTCCCGTCGAGGTCGTTCAAGACGAAATCGGCCTTGCGGCGCGCCTTATCGATGGCGTCGGCTTTCGCCACAGCCTGCCTGTATTCCGGCCCTGCCAGCTTTACCGATACGTGTTCGTATCGCGAAAGCTGAGCTAGCTGCAAATAGGCGAATCCGTTCTTTGGGTCGGGAGACTCTTTCAAAGAGCCGGCCAGCGTATTCGCCACTTCTTGGAGAGTATCGTGGCCGAAATCACCTTCCGTCGAGAGGTTGGCCAAGAGTTGGGCAAGCAAGGTCTTATTCCCACCTGCGGGTAACGCCCGGATCTTGGCCGCCAACTCCTTCGTCACACGCCCCCGGTCGGCGTCGGGAACGCTGCGCAGGTGGTTGATGCCATCCTCGATCGCCTTGGTGTCCGGATTCGCCTGTCCAAAGCCAACGGCCGCGATAAGAGAAAGGGCCAGCAAGGAAAACCTCATGACGTTCATACGGCAACCTTACCGGCGATCCGCTCGCTTTGACAAGAAAAAATGGAAGAACGCCCCTAGTCGTCCTTTTTCAGATAAGGCACTCCATCCGAAACCCAGGCCTCCGGCTTTGCCCCCTTAAGATACACATCCAAGAAGTGTCGTAAGCGTCGGGCGTAGTCGAGCTGGTCGGGGCGGCGGGTGAAGTTGTGGTTTTCGCCGGAGTAGACCAGCAGAACCGCGTTCTTCCCCATCCGCCGTAGCGTTTGGTACAGGTACTGCGCCTGGTGCCAATCGACGGCGCCGTCGGCGTCTCCGGCGGCAATCAGAATCGGCGCTGTCCGCTTCGAAGACTGCCAGACCGGCGAATTTTCGAAATACACCTTCGGATCCTCCCAGAACGGAACCTCCAAGCGCCCCTGCCCGGTCTCCAGCAGTTGCTGGTCGCTGAGACCCGCGTTCCAGTAGAAGCTGTTGTACATACTCGTCAACTCCGTCAGCGGCGCGCCCGCAACGCCGACGGCAAACGTCTTACTGACCGTGGTAACGAACGCCGTCTGATACCCACCCCACGAGTGCCCGATCAAGCCAACCCGCTTCGGGTCGATGCCGACGTTCTTCGCCACCGCTGCCGCCACCGCCGGCTCTAGGCAGTCGACCGCCGACTTGCCGGGATTCCGGGGAAGGTAGGCGATGTCGGGCTTAAGAACGAAGTATCCGTTCTGCGAGAGCGCCTGCTCGCTATAGGGGTTCCACTCCACCGGCGTCGCATAGTTGTGGAGCTCATCACTGAGCCGCTCGTAGATGTACGTCACCATCGGGTAGCTGCGCCCCGGAGTGTAATCGGCCGGATAGATTAACACCCCCTGAAGCGGCTTACCCCAGCGGCTCTTGTAGGTAATCAGCTCCGACTTACCCCACGCAAAATTCGTCTGCTGAGGGTTCGTCTTGCTCTCCGGCTTGATCGCGCTAAACGCTGTGTTCGTAAGGAACAGGTTGGGCGACTGGGCGAACGTCCCCATCGTGAAGAGCACCCGATCGGTTCCCTTCGACTTGACGAGCCGGCCGATTCTGGCATCCTGCTGAATCAGCGACTTCCCTTTCCCGGTAGCGTCGGAAACGTAGAAGCCGCTCGATTTGGTGTCCTTGTCGAGCGCCGAGAAGTAAAGCGGCTTCGAGATAGAAGCGCCATCCTCGTCGGCCGGGTCGATATCCATGAAGTGGTATTCCACGCGATCTTTTCGGCCCTGGGTGAGCGGAGTCAGAAGCCCCCGGCCGGCCGGGCGAGCCACACGTCGAAGTCGTCCTGCAGCAAAACCCCCTCGTCGTTCTTGAGCCATGTCGGGAATCCCGCCGGGCTCTTCTCCGGAACGGTGTAGTCGCTCTCCTCATCCTCGAACGATATCTTCTGATCGCCCGTCAAATTCCGTTTCTGGCCGGTGCGGACGTCGTACAGCCACCAGTTACGTCGATCGTAATAGGTGAGATAGTGCCCCGTTCGCGAGGGAACGATCGGCCAATGGTGCTTAGTGAGAAGTCGAGATTTCTCGCCCGTACGAGTGTTCACAAGCCATGCGTCACGGTAGTCGAAGCCATTCGTTACCGGCGAGAGGTACGGGGTCGGATCGTTGAGAATCGCAAACTGAAAGTCCGGGAGAAGCGTCGCCGACTGCTCCGCCCCATCCCCGACCATGCGGAACGTATCGTCGTCCAGATGCCAAACACATAGGCTTGTCCGGTTTCGATCGCCGCCCGAGGTGATTTTTTGGCGCGGCATAACCCGCACGTCGTGAGTGTTCCAAATCTCAACCCCGGCCTTGTCTTCTGGCTTCACCGGAGGCTTCGGCTTCGCCCGCCACTCCTGAACCCCGAAGGCAACCGCATTACCGTCGTCGCTCACCGCGACCGGGGCGACTTCCGCGATGCGGGAGTTGGCCGGTATCCGCCCTTCGGTTGGAAAGAACCGCAACGTCGGATGGTTCGCCCGCAGGTCTTTTCCCACCACCAGGCGATACGAAGCCCCTTCGTGCTTGTCGTCGGTGCTGCCGACGAGAAAAGCCAGGACGTCTTGATTCTTCGCCCAATCCAGGTTGGCGATGGTGTCCCTACCCCAAGTAAGCGGAGTAAGCGACCTAGCCGCGGGATCCAGGAGCTGAACCCCTTTCTCGCCGGTGTCGCTCTCCACCACCAGCGCAAGCAGCGTCTCGTCGTGGTTGGCGACGTAGCCGCTCACGTTGCCGACGGATAGAACGCGCCCGTCGCTTAGATCGACGACCGTTAAGTCGCTCCCGCCCTCGCTCTTGGATGCCCCCCGGTACCGTTGGGCGACCAAGAACCGGCTTCCCTTAAGGAATTCGTAGCTCCGCACCGAGTCGATCTGTCTCTCGGCGCCGCTCTCTAGGTTTCGGAGCCCAAGCTTGGTCTCGACCGGCTTCTTTTCCGCCCGCAGCTTTTCGGTCGCCGCCTTCGAAGGCGTAATCAGATAGCCGCACCATTTCGAGTTATCTGAAAAGCTCGCGGCGACTCCGTTCGGGATAAGAGCCGTCTGAGGACCATCGCTGCTCTTCAAAACGAGATTCCCGTCGGCATCGACCCGGCTGATCCCATAGCTGATCCACCGTCCGTCGTCGGAAATCTGAGTTGCGCCGAGCCCTTCCCACTGCCTGTAGTCTTCGGGCTTCAGCGTCGGCTTGGCTTGAGCACCCGCCAAGGCAACCGCAACGGCCAATGCGATAAGAGGCATGGCGTGTATTGTACGGTGTTGGAGCGGCGTTATGGCGTTGGGCGTTAGGCGTTAAAAAGGCGTTGGGCGCTAGGATTTCTCCTAACGCCCAACGCCTCAGCGCCTAACGCCTTCCCCTTACTTCTCTTCTTTGAACTCGGCGTCGATGACGTCGCCGTCCGCGGAAGATCCGGTGGCTCCGCCGGACTGCTCGCTGGCGTCGGCCTCTTGGGCGACGTTCGCGTACAGTTTTTCGGAGAGCGAGTGCGACTCCTGCTCCAGCGCGGTGAAGGCGGTCTGGATCTCCTCCAGGTTATCCCCCTTGAGCGCATTGCGCAGGGCGTCGACCTTTTCGGTCGCGCCTTGGCGCGTTGCCTCGTCCACCTTGTCGCCGAGATCCTTCAGGGTCTTTTCGGTCTGATAGGCAAGGCTCTCCGCCTTGTTCTTCAGCTCGATCAGTTCCTGCGCTTGGCGGTCGGCCTCCGCGTTCAGCTCGGCCTCCCGGACCATTCGGTCGATCTCATCCCGGTTCAGGTTGCCCGAACCACTGATAGTGATTGACTGCTTGGCGCCGGTCCCCTTCTCCTGCGCGCCGACATTCAGAATGCCGTTCGCGTCGATGTCGAAGGTCACCTCGATCTGAGGCGTCCGCGCCGGCATCGGAGGAATTCCGCCCAGGTGGAACCGTCCGATGCTCTTATTGTCGCGAGCCATAGGCCGCTCACCCTGGAGGATGTTGATCTCCACTTCCGGCTGGTTGTCGACCGCCGTCGTATAGACCCGGCTCTTCTTCGTCGGGATCGTCGTGTTTCGGTCGATCAGTTTGTCGAAGATCCCGCCCTGAGTCTCCACACCCAGCGAAAGCGGGGTGACGTCGAGGAGGACGATGTTCTTGACTTCGCCGCCGAGGACGCCCGCCTGAATCGCCGCGCCGATCGCCACGACTTCATCCGGGTTCACGGAGCGGTTCGGTTCTTTGCCGGTCATCTTCTTGACCAGCTCCTGGACCTGCGGCATACGGGTCGAACCACCGACGAGAATGATCTCGTCGACTTCGCTCGGCTTCAGCTTCGCCGCCTCGAGAGCGTCGAAGAACGGCTTCTTCACCCGCTCCATCAGCCCCGCCGTCAGTTCCTCGAACTTGGCCCGGGTGAGGTTGAGGTCGAGGTGCTTAGGCCCGTCCTGGTCCGCCGTGATGTACGGCAGGTTGATCTGCGTGGAAGCCTGGGTCGAAAGCTCGATCTTCGCGCGCTCTGCCGCTTCGCGCAGCCGCTGTACGGCCGCCTTGTCCTTCATCAGGTCGACGCCCTGATCCTTCTTGAACTCGCCCGCGAGCCACTCGACGATCTTGTGGTCGAAATCGTCACCGCCGAGGTGGCTGTCACCCGCCGTCGAGCGGACTTCGAAGACCCCTTCGCCGACGTCGAGGATCGACACGTCGAACGTTCCGCCGCCAAGGTCGAAGACGCAGATCGTCTCGTTCGCCTTCTTATCGAGGCCGTACGCCAGCGACGCCGCCGTCGGCTCGTTGATGATTCGAAGCACCTTCAGTCCCGCGATCTCGCCCGCGTTCTTCGTGGCTGTCCGCTGAGCGTCGTTGAAGTAAGCCGGCACGGTGATGACCGCTTGGTCGACCGTGTCGCCAAGATAAGCCTCGGCGTCGTTCTTCAGCTTCTGAAGAATCATCGCGCTGACCTCTTCCGGAGTCAGCTCCTTCCCAAGCGCCGGCACGACCGCCGCGACCTGGCCGTTCTTCCCCGCCTTAACCTTGTAGCCGATCAGCTTGATCTCGTCCTGAACCTCGGCGAGGGTGTGGCCCATGAACCGCTTGATCGAATAGATCGTGTTATCGGGGTTCACGATTGCCTGGCGCTTGGCGGTAACGCCCACGACGCGCTCGCCGTTCTGCTTAAACCCGACGACGCTCGGCATCGTTCGGGATCCTTCGGCGGTCGTAATGACGACCGGCTCGCCCCCTTCCATAACGGCAACGACCGAATTGGTCGTGCCAAGATCGATTCCTACTGTTCTTCCCATTTCTCTCTTTCTACCTCGTTTTTACAATTTCGACTGCAGATGACTTGAGCCCCATAGACTCACGTCGTGCGTGTACAAATATTCTACTCGAAGTAGGGCGCATCCGTTGCAACTTCCGCGTGGCACGGTGCTTCCAGCCCGTGTGTATCACGACCATCCTGGTCGTGTGAGACCGCCAAGGGCTGGAAGCCCCTGGGACTCACTGGCAAAGATGCCAGTGCCACGTTACTCGGGCGCGTTCGCAACCCAGAGCGAGTCGTATTGTTCCGGATCTTCCGCTAGCTCGTTGGCCACGGGCGATTCGAAGATTCGCTCCCAGAACGCCTGGAACTCGTCGTCATCGCGAAGAATGCGGTCGTAGCTCTCGTTGTAAAAGGGTGGGAACCGTTCTTCGGTTCGCTTAATGATGTCGCGGCCAACCTTCGACTTCACCTTCTCCACAACGTCGCTCAGCTCGTAAGGCACCCCGGTCGGCGCCTCGCGCACCGTGAAGATCAGCTCCGTAACTTCCGGAAGGACGCACACGATCAGCAGATCCCACCGGCGTCCATCCGGCTTGATCAGGCCGCGCAACAGCATCCGCCGCTCAAACTCGTCGAGCGACCGCCGATGCTTGAACGTCACGTAGTAGTTGACGTCGTCCGCCCGCCAATGCGGCAGGCGCCCCCGCCAAATACTAAAATTCTGCCAGGCCATGGACCGAACCTCTTAGCGTCTTCGCGCCTTTGCGTGACACTCATCTCCCCTTCACTAGGAGCTAGTCAAATGTCTACTACGACAGCGCCGACGCCCCGCGTTCGCCGGTACGTATGCGAATCGCGTCGATCACATCGCTGACGAAGATTTTGCCGTCGCCGATCTCGCCCGTCTGGCAGGCGCGGACAACCGCTTCCACCGCTTCCTCGGCCTGCTCGTCGGTGACGAACACTTCAAGGTGCAGTTTCGGCAGCAGATTCACCGCATAGGTGCTGCCCCGATACTTATCGGTCCGGCCAAGTTGACGGCCGTAGCCGCGGATCTGCCCGACACTGAGGCCAAAAACGCCGACATCCTCTAGAGACTGCTTTACGTCCTCGAGTTTGTTGACGCGAATATACGCTTCGATGCGCTTCATAGTTCGCTCCACGGACGGTACCCCGTTCCGCCTCGTTTAAGTTGGCGCTAGGTTAAGAAGACCCAACCTTCTCGCGCCGTTTTCCACCGTCTGCCCGTCCTGATGAGTGTGAGCCGTCGGTTTGCAATCTGGACGGCCGTCGTGAGTTTCGGCGGCGCGGCGCTCCTCACGGTTTTCGCCGGGCTCGCCCTTCGACACGATTCCGACTCCGCCGTCGGATGGGTCTATGCGTTAGCCGCCTCGCTGCTCGCCATCGCCGGAGTGCTGGAACAGACGATCCTCCGCCGGGCCCACGACGAGATCACGCACCGGCAAAGCCAGGCGGATGTCCTGCAGAGCCAGTTCCAGGAGCAGCGCCGAGCCGTCGACGAGCTTGCCGACGGCCTCGACGTCGCCGTATTCATTTGCGACGGCCGCGGCTCCGTCTTATACGCCAATTTACGGGCTCGCCAGCTTTTCCAGTTCGAAGATCCGCTCGGGCGCAGCCTGCTGGCGGTCACCCTCTCGTACGACCTCGAGCAGCTCGTCCTCCGGGCGGCAAAGTCGGGCGAAGCCGCTTATGCCGAGCTATCTTTTTCCTATCCCGGTCAGCGGATCGGCTTAGCCAAAGCATGGATTACCGGGCAGCCGCCCGGCCGGGTTTTTCTGTCGGTGTACGACGTAACCGATCTGCGGCGCTTGGAGACGATTCGAAAAGACTTCGTCGCTAACGTCTCGCACGAGCTGCGAACGCCGATGACGATGATTCGCGCGATGGCCGAGACGCTTCAGGATGAAGCGAAGCCGGAGGACGAGTTGGCCAACCGTTACCTGCCCCGGATCATTGGCGAAATCGATCGGCTGTCGATGATCTCCCACGACCTTCTCCAGCTTTCGAAGGCCGAGTCGAATCCGGTCGAAAAGCAAACCTGCGACCTGGCCGCCGTCGTTCGCGAGGCAGTGGACCACCTTCATGAGCGTGCCGTCGAAAAGGGGCTCGCCCTCTCCTACGAAGGATTGCCGCTGCTGGTGGTCCAAGCCGATCCGACCCAGATGAGCCAGATCGCGATAAACCTCGTGGAGAACGCAATCAACTACACCACCGCCGGCTCGGTCGTAGCATCTGTGCGAGAAGAGCCGGAATTTGCCGTCTTCGAGGTAAAGGACACCGGCCTAGGCATCGCCATCGAACACCACCGCCGCGTTTTCGAGCGCTTCTACCGGATCGACAAAGGGCGCAGCCGCACCACCGGCGGCACCGGCCTAGGCCTCAGCATCGTGAAACACATCGCCGAAGCCCACGGCGGCAGCGTCTCCCTAGACAGCACCCTAAACGAGGGTTCGACGTTTGCGGTGCGGATACCAATCGGGGAATAGGCGCTCGATATCTGCGAAGGTTCCTGTGGAATGTGGCGAGGGCGTTAAGGCGTTGGGCGTTGGGCGTTGGGCGTTGGGCGTTGGAAAGGAGTCTCGTTGGCAGGACAAAGTTACATTAAGGTTAACGCCCAACATCACCTCAGCCTCACCACCGTCTGCCCACTCTCGTTGCCGGTTCGGTCGATGGCGGCGATGGCGACGCGGGTTACCGCGCCGGATGGCTGCTTAATCTTGAGGTTGTCGGCCGATGTAACGCTTGGAGTGCCCCACTTTTCGCCGACCTGAACCGTGATTTGGTAGAAGCGGACGTCGTTATCCCCATCCGGGCGCCACTTCAACGACCACTGGTTGTCGCCCATCGACTCGACATCCACCTTCGGGGCGTTAGGCGCCCGGTCGTCGAGCCAAGGCGAGGCCGGTACCAGGGCCGGTTTGGCGTACAGCCCGTTCATAAGGTGGCTGGTAATGCCGTTGTAGTTCTGCAGGAACGCCTTCATGCTGAAGTGGACGTTGCCGTTGGCGCCTCGCTGGCGGGTTATCGAGATCTGGTCGGCGACCTCCTGTGCGGGCCAATTCTTCTCCGACGGACTGGTAAGGCTCGTGTAGTTACCCGGCCAAAGATGCCGACCTTTTTGGTTCTGGGCAAGCCACCAGTCGAGCAACGCCGGATACGCTTGGGCGGTCTGATGGATCGGCCAGTACAGTTGCGGCGTGAAATAGTCGCACCAACCTTCGGCAAACCATCGCCGCGCGTCGGCATAAAGGTCGGCGTACTGATCGACCCCCGCTTTGATCCCCGCGGGGTAGCCGGGGCGATAAATGCCGAACGGGGAAATTCCGAACTTCACCCACCGCTTCTCCTGCTTGATGCCCGAGTAAAGGTCCCGAATGAAGTCGTCGACATTCTTCCTTCGCCAATCGTCCCGCGCCAAATGGCCCCCACCGGACCGATACCGCCGAAAACTGCGATCGTCCGGAAAATCCATGAGCTTTCCGTCCGGCCCTTTCTCCTTGTAAGGATAGAAGTAGTCGTCGATATGAACGCCGTCTACGTCGTACCGCTTCACCACGTCGAGCACGACCTGCAGCGACCGCCTCTGCACCTCCGGCTCCCCCGGGTCCATCCATAGGTAGCTGCCGTAGCGGCGGACGATCTCCGGGTTCGTCTTGGAGATATGGCTCGCGACGACCGGTCCCTTCTGTGCCGGGTGGAGCGCCCGGTACGGGTTGAACCAGCAATGTAGCTCCAATCCACGCTTATGCGCCTCCGAGACGGCGAACTCCAGCGGGTCGTAATAGGGGGACGGCGCTTTTCCCTGCTGCCCGGTCAGATACTCGGACCACGGCTCGAGTTTCGATTGGTAGAGCGCGTCGGCGGACGGCCGGACTTGAAGGACGATCGCGTTTAAGTTCATCCCCTTCGCGATATCGAGGATCCGAATCATCTCGGCCTTCTGCTGCGAAACCGATAGCGTCCGCTTCGAGGGCCAGTCGATGTTATCGACGGTCGCCACCCATGCCGCGCGAAACTCGCGGGGCATCGGGGGAGGCGTGAGGATTTGGCTGCCCGGACCCGCGAGCATAAGGAGAGGGTAAAGCATGGTCATTGGTGAGGCTCGAACCATTGTATACGTCTAGGTGGAAGTAAGTGGCACGGCCCTCCGGCGAATACCCTGGAGGTACCATGGGGCGTGCCCCACGAGGAAAAAGTCGACGTCGGCGAGTTCACTGTGCACCTTCGGGACGTTCTCTTACCCATGGGTTTGAGAGTCGACGACGTAAGGTTCGGCGGAAAAGGACTTCATATCGAACGTTCGCCGCTCGTAATCTCCGCTCCTGAACCGGGACAGCTCGAAGCGTTCGTGGGCGAAGCTTCCTTGGCGGAATTCTTGAACGCCAAGGCCCCGGCCGGCCTCCGGAAGTTTCAGGTCCGCGCGAAAGACGGCAAGCTCTTCGTGGATGCGGTCAAGACCGTACTCGTCGATCTAAAGGCCAGCGCGGTCTGCACGCTCCGGATCGAGGACGGCCGCAAGCTGATGGTCGATATCGAATCGGTCGACGTGGCCGGCGCGGGAATCAAAACCCTTCTCCAAAACCAGCTCGACAAGGTCAATCCGATCTTCGATATCGCCGAATTCCCCGTCGACGCGAGCCTCGATTCCGTAAGAGTGGAAGATGGCGGCGTCCTCCTCTTTGGCCACGTCCGCCCGCCCGCTTCTTAGCATCCGGAGCGAACGCAGGGGCTCTGGCGAAGTGATCCGCCGATCCACCTTCACGCGTTCCCAGGCGGGCTGCCAGCCGCGAACCGCGGGGCAACGCGACCTAACTACCGCCCAAGGTGAATCAAATTAATTCATTGGCCATACTGCGGGATTTCCCAGATCGGGGCAACT
This window encodes:
- a CDS encoding P-II family nitrogen regulator; this encodes MKRIEAYIRVNKLEDVKQSLEDVGVFGLSVGQIRGYGRQLGRTDKYRGSTYAVNLLPKLHLEVFVTDEQAEEAVEAVVRACQTGEIGDGKIFVSDVIDAIRIRTGERGASALS
- a CDS encoding DUF2993 domain-containing protein; the protein is MPHEEKVDVGEFTVHLRDVLLPMGLRVDDVRFGGKGLHIERSPLVISAPEPGQLEAFVGEASLAEFLNAKAPAGLRKFQVRAKDGKLFVDAVKTVLVDLKASAVCTLRIEDGRKLMVDIESVDVAGAGIKTLLQNQLDKVNPIFDIAEFPVDASLDSVRVEDGGVLLFGHVRPPAS
- a CDS encoding alpha/beta hydrolase family protein, with amino-acid sequence MARPAGRGLLTPLTQGRKDRVEYHFMDIDPADEDGASISKPLYFSALDKDTKSSGFYVSDATGKGKSLIQQDARIGRLVKSKGTDRVLFTMGTFAQSPNLFLTNTAFSAIKPESKTNPQQTNFAWGKSELITYKSRWGKPLQGVLIYPADYTPGRSYPMVTYIYERLSDELHNYATPVEWNPYSEQALSQNGYFVLKPDIAYLPRNPGKSAVDCLEPAVAAAVAKNVGIDPKRVGLIGHSWGGYQTAFVTTVSKTFAVGVAGAPLTELTSMYNSFYWNAGLSDQQLLETGQGRLEVPFWEDPKVYFENSPVWQSSKRTAPILIAAGDADGAVDWHQAQYLYQTLRRMGKNAVLLVYSGENHNFTRRPDQLDYARRLRHFLDVYLKGAKPEAWVSDGVPYLKKDD
- a CDS encoding glycoside hydrolase family 10 protein — translated: MLAGPGSQILTPPPMPREFRAAWVATVDNIDWPSKRTLSVSQQKAEMIRILDIAKGMNLNAIVLQVRPSADALYQSKLEPWSEYLTGQQGKAPSPYYDPLEFAVSEAHKRGLELHCWFNPYRALHPAQKGPVVASHISKTNPEIVRRYGSYLWMDPGEPEVQRRSLQVVLDVVKRYDVDGVHIDDYFYPYKEKGPDGKLMDFPDDRSFRRYRSGGGHLARDDWRRKNVDDFIRDLYSGIKQEKRWVKFGISPFGIYRPGYPAGIKAGVDQYADLYADARRWFAEGWCDYFTPQLYWPIHQTAQAYPALLDWWLAQNQKGRHLWPGNYTSLTSPSEKNWPAQEVADQISITRQRGANGNVHFSMKAFLQNYNGITSHLMNGLYAKPALVPASPWLDDRAPNAPKVDVESMGDNQWSLKWRPDGDNDVRFYQITVQVGEKWGTPSVTSADNLKIKQPSGAVTRVAIAAIDRTGNESGQTVVRLR
- the dnaK gene encoding molecular chaperone DnaK, whose protein sequence is MGRTVGIDLGTTNSVVAVMEGGEPVVITTAEGSRTMPSVVGFKQNGERVVGVTAKRQAIVNPDNTIYSIKRFMGHTLAEVQDEIKLIGYKVKAGKNGQVAAVVPALGKELTPEEVSAMILQKLKNDAEAYLGDTVDQAVITVPAYFNDAQRTATKNAGEIAGLKVLRIINEPTAASLAYGLDKKANETICVFDLGGGTFDVSILDVGEGVFEVRSTAGDSHLGGDDFDHKIVEWLAGEFKKDQGVDLMKDKAAVQRLREAAERAKIELSTQASTQINLPYITADQDGPKHLDLNLTRAKFEELTAGLMERVKKPFFDALEAAKLKPSEVDEIILVGGSTRMPQVQELVKKMTGKEPNRSVNPDEVVAIGAAIQAGVLGGEVKNIVLLDVTPLSLGVETQGGIFDKLIDRNTTIPTKKSRVYTTAVDNQPEVEINILQGERPMARDNKSIGRFHLGGIPPMPARTPQIEVTFDIDANGILNVGAQEKGTGAKQSITISGSGNLNRDEIDRMVREAELNAEADRQAQELIELKNKAESLAYQTEKTLKDLGDKVDEATRQGATEKVDALRNALKGDNLEEIQTAFTALEQESHSLSEKLYANVAQEADASEQSGGATGSSADGDVIDAEFKEEK
- a CDS encoding sensor histidine kinase produces the protein MSRRFAIWTAVVSFGGAALLTVFAGLALRHDSDSAVGWVYALAASLLAIAGVLEQTILRRAHDEITHRQSQADVLQSQFQEQRRAVDELADGLDVAVFICDGRGSVLYANLRARQLFQFEDPLGRSLLAVTLSYDLEQLVLRAAKSGEAAYAELSFSYPGQRIGLAKAWITGQPPGRVFLSVYDVTDLRRLETIRKDFVANVSHELRTPMTMIRAMAETLQDEAKPEDELANRYLPRIIGEIDRLSMISHDLLQLSKAESNPVEKQTCDLAAVVREAVDHLHERAVEKGLALSYEGLPLLVVQADPTQMSQIAINLVENAINYTTAGSVVASVREEPEFAVFEVKDTGLGIAIEHHRRVFERFYRIDKGRSRTTGGTGLGLSIVKHIAEAHGGSVSLDSTLNEGSTFAVRIPIGE
- a CDS encoding peroxiredoxin family protein, giving the protein MNVMRFSLLALSLIAAVGFGQANPDTKAIEDGINHLRSVPDADRGRVTKELAAKIRALPAGGNKTLLAQLLANLSTEGDFGHDTLQEVANTLAGSLKESPDPKNGFAYLQLAQLSRYEHVSVKLAGPEYRQAVAKADAIDKARRKADFVLNDLDGKAWSLSALRGKVVLVNFWATWCPPCRKEMPDLADLYTKFKDKGLVVLAISDEEMSKVKPFVAEKAMPFPVLLDPGRKVNERYQVDGIPKSFIYDRNGKLVAQSMDMRTRRQFLELLGRAGLK